A part of Coffea eugenioides isolate CCC68of unplaced genomic scaffold, Ceug_1.0 ScVebR1_1381;HRSCAF=2222, whole genome shotgun sequence genomic DNA contains:
- the LOC113755283 gene encoding cytochrome P450 71A2-like gives MYTFPIEEIGALFLKHSISFFLPFLVIIYVLKWRNSTSNTLQNLPPSPPKLPIIGNLHQLGSIPQRSLKSLAQKYGSPMLLHLGRKPVLIISSPDAAEEVMKTHDLIFATRPKPVFAGRLLYNFKDITFSPYGEYWRQVRSICVLQLLSNKRVQSFRNIREEEMEIMLEKVRESCASSSVIRIDEILATLTNNIVSRVAIGKRYSGEESGSKFKEIFEDFTMLLGAFNVGDYIPWLAWINNVNGLEAKMKKVVNDFDEYLEKIVEEGMKRQEEKKSGSDGNDKKQQQNFVDVLLEIQKTSATGFAFGRDSLKAIILDMFVGGTDTTSALLQWAISELLRNTNAMHKLQKAVRQLPRCKPGITEDDLENLQYLKAVIKETLRLHPPVPLLAPRESRKASKIMGYDIAAGTQVIINAWAMGRDPKLWEDAESFWPERFLNSSVDIKGQHFQFIPFGAGRRSCPGAAFAMVTAELALANLVCRFDFELAGGARPEDLDMTEAPGIVTPRKIRLLLLASLPN, from the exons ATGTACACATTTCCAATTGAGGAAATTGGAGcattatttttaaaacattcaatctctttctttcttcctttcctcgTGATCATATATGTTCTCAAATGGCGCAATTCTACTTCAAACACGTTGCAGAACCTTCCACCTTCCCCACCAAAGCTTCCCATAATCGGAAACCTTCATCAGCTCGGTTCAATCCCTCAACGTTCTCTGAAATCATTAGCCCAAAAATACGGTTCGCCAATGCTGCTTCATCTTGGCCGCAAGCCAGTGTTAATTATCTCCTCCCCTGATGCAGCTGAAGAAGTCATGAAAACTCATGATTTAATCTTTGCCACTAGGCCTAAACCAGTCTTTGCCGGGAGGTTACTCTACAATTTCAAGGACATAACGTTTTCCCCCTATGGCGAATATTGGAGGCAGGTAAGAAGTATTTGTGTACTTCAGCTTTTGAGTAACAAGAGGGTTCAGTCATTTCGAAACATAAGAGAGGAAGAGATGGAAATAATGTTGGAAAAAGTTCGAGAATCTTGTGCTTCTTCTTCAGTCATACGCATTGATGAAATTTTGGCAACACTTACTAACAACATTGTTTCAAGGGTTGCCATTGGAAAAAGGTACTCAGGAGAGGAAAGTGGGAGCAAGTTTAAGGAAATATTTGAGGATTTTACTATGCTATTGGGTGCTTTTAACGTTGGAGATTACATCCCATGGCTTGCATGGATTAATAATGTTAATGGCTTGGAAGCAAAGATGAAAAAAGTGGTCAATGATTTTGATGAATATTTGGAAAAGATTGTTGAAGAGGGAATGAAGAGgcaggaggaaaagaaaagcggTAGTGATGGTAATGATAAGAAACAGCAGCAGAATTTTGTGGATGTTCTGCTTGAAATCCAGAAAACAAGTGCTACTGGTTTTGCTTTTGGGCGAGATTCCCTTAAAGCTATCATCCTG GACATGTTTGTTGGAGGAACTGATACTACGTCTGCATTGCTACAGTGGGCAATTTCTGAGCTGCTGAGAAACACAAATGCAATGCACAAACTGCAAAAAGCAGTGAGACAATTGCCAAGATGCAAACCAGGCATCACAGAGGATGATTTAGAGAATCTCCAGTACTTAAAAGCAGTAATCAAAGAGACTCTTCGATTGCATCCACCAGTTCCATTACTTGCTCCTCGTGAATCGAGGAAGGCGTCCAAGATAATGGGATATGATATTGCTGCCGGTACTCAAGTGATCATCAATGCTTGGGCAATGGGAAGGGACCCAAAATTGTGGGAAGATGCCGAGAGTTTTTGGCCGGAGAGGTTCTTGAATAGTTCTGTGGACATTAAAGGGCAACATTTTCAGTTCATCCCATTTGGTGCTGGAAGGAGGAGCTGCCCTGGCGCTGCATTTGCCATGGTTACAGCTGAACTTGCACTTGCAAATTTGGTGTGCCGCTTTGATTTTGAATTGGCAGGCGGAGCAAGGCCAGAGGATTTGGATATGACTGAAGCTCCTGGTATTGTTACACCAAGGAAAATTCGTCTTCTACTACTTGCAAGTCTTCCTAATTAG
- the LOC113755282 gene encoding cytochrome P450 71A2-like encodes MLLHLGSKPVLIISSPDAAEEVMKTHDLIFANRPKAGFAGRLLYNFKDIAFASYGEYWRQVKCICVLQLLSHKRVQSFRSIREEEIALLLETIRESCASSSVILINKILARLTNNIVSRVAIGKRYSGEESGSRFQQLFVELTMLLGVFNVGDYVPWLAWINNINGLEAKVKKVAKNFDEYLEKLLEEGVKKQDKRGNKNGGDEKHQQNLVDVLLEIQGTDATNFALERDSLKAIIMDMFVGGTDTTSSLLEWTISELLRNTNAMQKLHKEVRQFLGSKSCIREDDLENLHYLKAVIKEALRLHPPVPLLLPRESSKAVKIMGYDIAAGTQVIINAWAIARDPKLWEAAEEFQPERFLNSSLDFKGQNFEYIPFGSGRRSCPGSAFSMVTAELALANLICNFDFQLAGGARPEDLDMTEAHGIVTPRKVPLLLVASLPN; translated from the exons ATGCTGCTTCATCTAGGCAGCAAGCCGGTGTTAATTATCTCCTCCCCTGATGCAGCTGAAGAAGTCATGAAAACACATGATTTAATCTTTGCCAATAGGCCTAAAGCAGGCTTTGCTGGAAGGCTTCTGTACAATTTCAAGGACATAGCGTTTGCTTCCTATGGTGAGTATTGGAGGCAGGTAAAATGCATATGTGTACTACAGCTTCTAAGCCACAAGAGGGTTCAGTCATTTCGAAGCATAAGGGAAGAAGAGATTGCACTATTGTTGGAAACAATTAGAGAATCTTGTGCTTCGTCTTCAGTAATacttataaataaaattttggcaAGGCTTACGAACAATATAGTTTCGAGAGTTGCCATTGGGAAAAGGTATTCGGGAGAGGAAAGTGGGAGCAGGTTTCAGCAACTCTTTGTGGAACTTACCATGTTGTTGGGTGTTTTCAATGTTGGAGATTACGTCCCATGGCTTGCATGGATAAATAATATCAATGGCTTGGAAGCAAAGGTGAAAAAAGTGGCCAAAAATTTCGATGAATATCTGGAAAAACTTCTTGAAGAGGGAGTGAAGAAGCAGGACAAAAGAGGAAACAAGAATGGTGGTGATGAGAAACATCAGCAGAATCTTGTGGATGTTTTGCTTGAAATCCAGGGAACAGATGCCACCAATTTTGCTCTTGAGCGAGATTCCCTTAAAGCCATCATCATG gACATGTTTGTTGGTGGAACTGACACTACATCATCGCTGCTAGAGTGGACAATTTCAGAGCTATTAAGAAACACAAATGCCatgcaaaaattgcataaagaAGTGAGACAATTCTTAGGAAGCAAATCATGCATCAGGGAAGATGATTTAGAGAATCTCCATTACCTAAAAGCAGTAATAAAAGAGGCTCTTCGTTTGCATCCACCAGTTCCATTACTTCTTCCTCGTGAATCAAGCAAGGCAGTCAAAATAATGGGATACGATATAGCTGCCGGCACTCAAGTGATTATCAATGCTTGGGCGATCGCAAGGGACCCAAAATTGTGGGAAGCTGCCGAGGAATTTCAGCCAGAGAGGTTCTTGAATAGCTCGTTGGACTTTAAAGGGCAAAATTTTGAGTACATCCCATTTGGTTCTGGGAGGAGGAGCTGCCCTGGTTCTGCGTTTTCTATGGTTACAGCTGAACTTGCACTTGCAAATTTGATCTGCAACTTCGATTTTCAATTGGCTGGTGGAGCAAGACCGGAAGATTTGGATATGACTGAAGCACATGGGATCGTTACACCAAGGAAAGTCCCACTTCTGCTAGTTGCAAGTCTACCTAATTAG